In Bacteroidota bacterium, the genomic stretch CTTGTTTATAGACAATATCAGTAGGAATCGAAAGCTTTACCAAACGATCCAAATCTTTTTGTAACTGTTCACCCACTTTGGCTCCTTCTTCAACCCAGCTTCTTGCTGCATCATAATCACCATTTCCCTGAATGGTCAAAATCTTTACAGCCAGTTCAGATACCAATACTTTCATTCTCTCAAAATCGACAAAATAGGTTCCTGTCTTTTCATTGCGAATTAAACCTCCATTTTCAATGATATAATTGAAACGCATCATGTTGGCCTTCCCATGCGAGCTAGCCACACCAAAACGAACAGAACGGAAAATACTAGCACTAAAAGTCACATAATAGTCCAAAAGATCCATGTCGCTTAGTTCTCCCTTTTCAGACAAATAAGTGACCATATAGAGTCCTAAAATATCAGCTTTCCCTTCTTCAATAGCTGAATACTGTTCTTTCAGAGCATCCCTGACAGATATTTTGGAATTATTAACCAAATATTTAATGCCCAATCCATGTGCTACTTCATGAAACATGGTATTTGAAAAGAAAGCATCAAATTTCACATTTTCTCTTTGTGATGGATCAATCAATACATCTGTTATAGGAAGTAATATTTTGTCGAATTTAGCACGCATGGCATTTTTCAATTGCAGCTTTCTGGTTCCCTTCAGGATATGTACTTCTTCATCATTCGGAAGATTGATGGCTATTGTTTTACTTCCTGCATTGCAATCACCAGCATAAAATACAACATCGTAAGCATTCAATTCAGAATCTGTACCCGGTTTTTCTTTCTTATAATCCGCATTAACTGGCAATGACTGCTGTAATTCAGGAAGAAAAGCTGCATATTTTGCCAATTTAGCACTCCAAACTTTGTCCTTAATTAAGATAAATGCCTCATGAGCTGCTTTATATCCATAACGTGAATCTTCATAATTCTCAATCGGCCCTACAACAAAATCAATGGTATTAGTTTTCATATCCAACCAAGCTAAATCACTGGGTTGATATTGATCGGTTATAAGTGCTTCTGCACGCAACGTCAAATAATTTTTTAATCCTTCATCTTCTGCCAAAGCGGCTGCTTCAAGCAAAAGGTCGTGTGCTTTAAGGTTTTGATCTTTAAAAAATTCGTGATAAGGAATCACAACTAATTCATTGGCCTCATTTCTGAGAATTAATGTGTACAAGCTATTTTTAGCTTCATTATCCAGTGCATCAAATTCTGCAGATGTCATATCAGCAGGATAAAAATTAGAACCCAATGGTTTGTCTCCAATTTCTTTGATAAAGCTGTTGTTACCATCCAGACGATCCCATGGGCCATAATTAATCTCAATAAATTTCTTTGTTCCCTTGTCTTTGGTTTTCGACATAAGCTCATTTTTATCACCATAAGCTTCAACCCAATACATTTCTTCAATAATTTTTGCTACTTCAAATAAAATAGGTAGCATTTGTTTTTCTTTGTCGGTTAGCATATTCATATCAGTAGTAAGCTGAACTTCTACATACTTTGCCAATCGATTTTCGATATCTATACCTGTGTAAGTAGTCACTTTTTTAGTCTTTGATTTATTTTGGGCATTTGCTTGTATTGATACAAACAGAACCAATAATCCAATTATACTTGCAATTTGTTTCATGTAAAAAAAATGTTTTGGCGTATCCTAAAATAATTATTCCACGCTTGAATTAAACAAAGTTAAATGTGTAATAGTCTCCAAAAATAACAAATCAAAAATAGATAATGCTAAATAAGGCATCTTATTAATACAACCTCATCTTACAGAATTACGTCATTAGTTCATAATTCTATTTTGGAATAAATTTGGCATTGAAAGGAATTATCTTTGACCAGAAAATCAAATAATCAATCAGCATGAACAAGCAATTTATTACTATCCTACTTTTCTTAATAGTTCTTCAGGCAAATGCTCAGCCTCAAACTTCAAAAGATCGCATAAAAAATTTAATGGCTACTGGTACGATCGACTTTTTATCGGATAAAGAAAAGTCAATGCAAGCATTTAACGAAGTTTTAAAAATTGATTCCAATTATTCTATGGCTTATTATATGAGAGGGCAATGTTATTATGCATTGAATATGCCCGTTCAGGCTATTGAAGATTTTAACAGGGTCATTAAACTGGATCCAACTAATGCAAAAGCATATGCTTTGAAAGGAGTGGTTTATACTGATTTTCTTGATTATTACAATGCTTTAAGATCATATAATATGGCTGTCACGCTGGCCAAAGACCAGGGGAACTACTATTATTCAAGAGGCTATGTTCAGCTAAAAATGGAAAATTTCTGGTATGCAGTAAAGGATTTTGAAAAAGCCATTGATCTGGGTTATAAGGAAAAACAAGTTTATTACTGGATGGGATTCTGTTATGTCATCCTCCACGATTTCCCAAATGCAGTGGTTAATCTACAAATTGCTAATGAAATTGGTCAACGTGATGCAGATATATATTATTATTTAGGATATAGCAAAATGTATCTTCTCGAATGGGATAACGCATTGAAAGATCTTGAAATGGCTGTAAACTTCGATCCCGCTTACGCTCCTGCTTATTTTACCAAAGGTTATATTTATTTGCATAAGCAAGATTTTCAACGATCAGTTGCCGCCTATACAACAGGTTTACAACTTACTCCTGGTATTGCCCGGGGTCATGTTAACAGAGGATTAGCCTATCAATCGCTAAGCATGGAAGCTGAGGCTTTAAAAGATTATGAGATGGCCGTCCTTATTGATCCAAAATACGCTGAAGCCTATTTACACCGATCTAAAATATGGGAGAAACAACAAGCCTATAAAAAAGCATTAGCCGATTTAGAAAAGTACACAATTTTAAAACCAGAAGACATGATTGCTCTCTATGCAAGAGGTCGAATGAAATTATATAATAATGACGGCACAGGTGCTTGCAAAGATTTCAGGGATGCAGCTCTTAAAGGAAATGAACAGGCTATCATTGCCGTAGAAGAAATTTGCAGCAAAATTGACGTGAATACTGATCAAGAAATCAACAAATAAAAATAGGAATCTCAATAACATTGAGATTCCTATTTTATCAATCAGAAAGCCGAAATATAGTTTTGATTTATTTCAAGCTATCTTAAATTTTTATAGTGATCCGATCTGTGGACTATAGGTTTTTTCTCGTTTTTCTGCTTCAGCTTTCCAAACAGGAAGTATATTTTTCTTAAAGACTTCTTTCTCTGCCTTTAACTTTTTCATATCCAAGCCTATAAAAGCTTGTGCATCGGCCTTGGTTTCAATGGCTGGATAAGGGATTTCACCAACTCCATATTTAGAAAGAATTCGTGCTAACAATACTCTTGATTCTTGTGATTTATCAATAGATGTTCCAATTATCCTTGCTGTTTCAAGAGGAGCATGGAAAGAACCTCCATGACTTGCAGCTGCATAATCCCATCGCCATTGTGCATGACGAATAAGCATTAAAACAGGAGCCATCTCTTCATCATTAGCACCTGCATCCCAGGCAGCTTTCGCTTCAACATGTGCCCGCACTAATAATTCCTCTGCTTTATCCCGAATCTCGATAATACTTCTTTGGCGATCATATACATTCTGAATAAGCGTTTCTTCCTTTTCACGATGGCATACCTGACAAGCCTGATCAATATGGTTTAAAGGACTTTGTATTTTATGAGAAGTAAATTTTTGTCCACCTTCGCTGACATAAGGCATGTGACAATCAGCACAACTTACTCCACGTTCTGCATGAATTCCTTTTTTAAACATTTCATATCCCGGATGTTGTGCCTTTAACATGGGCGTTCTACTTAAAGCATGTTTCCAATCTGAGAATTCAATATTATCATAATATTCTTCGGCACCTTCTACGGTCATTCCATTCTTCCATGGAAAAGTGAGATAAGGTGTTTCCCCATCAC encodes the following:
- a CDS encoding Zn-dependent hydrolase, whose amino-acid sequence is MKQIASIIGLLVLFVSIQANAQNKSKTKKVTTYTGIDIENRLAKYVEVQLTTDMNMLTDKEKQMLPILFEVAKIIEEMYWVEAYGDKNELMSKTKDKGTKKFIEINYGPWDRLDGNNSFIKEIGDKPLGSNFYPADMTSAEFDALDNEAKNSLYTLILRNEANELVVIPYHEFFKDQNLKAHDLLLEAAALAEDEGLKNYLTLRAEALITDQYQPSDLAWLDMKTNTIDFVVGPIENYEDSRYGYKAAHEAFILIKDKVWSAKLAKYAAFLPELQQSLPVNADYKKEKPGTDSELNAYDVVFYAGDCNAGSKTIAINLPNDEEVHILKGTRKLQLKNAMRAKFDKILLPITDVLIDPSQRENVKFDAFFSNTMFHEVAHGLGIKYLVNNSKISVRDALKEQYSAIEEGKADILGLYMVTYLSEKGELSDMDLLDYYVTFSASIFRSVRFGVASSHGKANMMRFNYIIENGGLIRNEKTGTYFVDFERMKVLVSELAVKILTIQGNGDYDAARSWVEEGAKVGEQLQKDLDRLVKLSIPTDIVYKQGPEMLGL
- a CDS encoding tetratricopeptide repeat protein; this translates as MNKQFITILLFLIVLQANAQPQTSKDRIKNLMATGTIDFLSDKEKSMQAFNEVLKIDSNYSMAYYMRGQCYYALNMPVQAIEDFNRVIKLDPTNAKAYALKGVVYTDFLDYYNALRSYNMAVTLAKDQGNYYYSRGYVQLKMENFWYAVKDFEKAIDLGYKEKQVYYWMGFCYVILHDFPNAVVNLQIANEIGQRDADIYYYLGYSKMYLLEWDNALKDLEMAVNFDPAYAPAYFTKGYIYLHKQDFQRSVAAYTTGLQLTPGIARGHVNRGLAYQSLSMEAEALKDYEMAVLIDPKYAEAYLHRSKIWEKQQAYKKALADLEKYTILKPEDMIALYARGRMKLYNNDGTGACKDFRDAALKGNEQAIIAVEEICSKIDVNTDQEINK
- the nrfA gene encoding ammonia-forming cytochrome c nitrite reductase, with the protein product MENKGNSKGRKPWINWLLFFVTMIIVFLLGLLASSINERKTEAQFVDLPRIEISDNEPRNEIWGENYPKEFQSYYETEDTSFRSLYNGGKEIDMLEVDPRLVVLWAGYGFAKDYKQGRGHFYAITDINNSLRTGGPTGPDDGPMPSTCWTCKSPDVPRLMNEIGVKEFYQGKWAGKGHEITNSIGCDDCHDPETMNLRISRPALVEAYTAMGKDISKATHNEMRSLVCAQCHVEYYFDKSDGETPYLTFPWKNGMTVEGAEEYYDNIEFSDWKHALSRTPMLKAQHPGYEMFKKGIHAERGVSCADCHMPYVSEGGQKFTSHKIQSPLNHIDQACQVCHREKEETLIQNVYDRQRSIIEIRDKAEELLVRAHVEAKAAWDAGANDEEMAPVLMLIRHAQWRWDYAAASHGGSFHAPLETARIIGTSIDKSQESRVLLARILSKYGVGEIPYPAIETKADAQAFIGLDMKKLKAEKEVFKKNILPVWKAEAEKREKTYSPQIGSL